The region TCCTGATACATAGTAGACCCTTAGAAACTAATGCTGCACTAGAATGTTTATCCAATAAGAAGTTGATTGTGTGAATACCTTCACGATAAGCTGTTTTTATATCACAGGAATCTATTAACCATTCCTTATTAAACCTACTTAGTTATCCTtggataaacaaaaaaaaaggtGGAGAATGAAGAACTCTTAGTCGTGCTGGTTGCTATAACTTTGTCGATTGATCGTTTGAGAAATGGACATTAGATTATAGGTGAACCTAATCACGCCAATTGTAAAAATATGAGTATAATATTGTCATGTCCGGATTGCGTTGGGTCTAGATTTATGCTCAGTATTGAAACTGACTGTGATCTCATTGCCCGGTTATCAAGGACACTAACGCAGCCCTGGATACAAAGATAAGTGGCATATCATTATCATCAAATGATTAGTGTTTTATAATATCATTATCATCAACTAATTAGTGTCTCGTGTTTCTAAACATAAACAGTGATAACATCACCGTTTTGTGGCGTGATTTGTTTTTAAAATCAAATGAATTTGTACAGGTACCCAAATGGATCCCGAAACGGTTTTCGTCGATATCACTAGTTTTGCGATGAAGTTAAACAAGTTTACTCATTGGACTGTAGATCCTAGAGTAAAAGAGGAAGTGGAAAAAACTTGTTTCAAATATTTTATGAGATTCCCCGAGGGTAAACTTAACATGCCTAACAAAATGATCGCCGCTTTACTTCGCTTTTATGAAAACGTCGAAGAACACTTTGTGTTTGGGGATACTAAAATTGATCTTGGTCTTGAAGATGTAATGTATATCACAGGACTTCCAATTGATGGGAAACAagtatattttttattttattttatttcatttatttcaCTTAATAGGAATTACTCTTAAGTTATTTATATACTTAAGTTATTTATATACTTGTGACAATTGGTGTGCAGATTTCAGGAATTGAACCAAAGGATCCTATTGACACAATAGTAAATCATTTGGCCGTAAGTCCAGTTGAAGCTAATGATTTGTTATTGTATCATAATGGAAAAAAGTCTCATGATATATGTTTAAAGAGTTTGGAAgataaatttaaaaatattgCTGTTACTGAGGAGAATGTAAATTCACATGTCAAGGCATATCTTTTATTTTTATTAGGAAATCTTCTTTTTACCACTTCTTCTTTCGACAGTGTTTCTGCTATTTATTTACCCTTTCTTGAAGTACATGATATTGACAGTTATGCTTGGGGGGCAGCCGTGCTTGCTACCCTCAAGGTTTCAATGAATAAAGTACGACAGGGAAATAAAACGTTGAACGGTTTTGCATATCTTCTGTTGGTAAGACATTTATCAATATGCATACATCTATATTTCCTTTAATACAACACAAAAATGcttatttttttgttttgtttttcttgTAGGTATTTGCATTTGAACGATTCAAATGCCTTCGCAAGATATTTGAGTTGAATATACTACCGAGTCAATTTCCTTTAATGTTGGGGTGGGTGAATCTAACATTTAAGACTTTTAAGGTTAGATCTTTAATGCCTTCCATGACAACTTGCTATGAAAAGCTTCGGGAAATGACGGATGAAGATGTAAGTTTCCTACATCTCAAAAGTGAATTGTACTTATTTAGAGTATATAGTTCAAGGATTATCTATCTTGTTGTATAACTTAGCTTAGTCAAGCCTAGATGTTAGTAAGTTAAAAACTCAGTTAGTTAGTTAGTGTGTTAGTCTTCTTCTTGCATCTAATATATATCCTGTTAATCTCATTGCTACTGTGAGCTCATTTGTGTATCTTTTTTAGTGTAGTTTATTAATACTTTATTTTATGTTTTAAAGGTGGATTTGTTGCCTTATAAGAGGGATGGTCTAGAAGTTGAATTGCCCGATCAATTCAAACGTCAAAGTTGGATGGTATATGCGAAAGTATATACCATCTGCTTTAATAATATTGCAAAACATCCAGTACATATTTGTTGGAAACAATTGGGGTTGGAGCGGGGACATGTGAGAAAAAGCTTTGGTAATTTTAAAAGAATCAACTTGCAGGAAAGAGGCCCGGAAAAAGATAAAGATTGGAGGAAGTTCAACCCTTTTTATACGAATTGCAATACGCGGTGGACGAAAAGGAATATGTTCCTTATCAAAAAGGATGTTATCGCGCATGAGCCGCTAGTGAATTATGTGCAGGTCTGATTTTTTCTTTGTACACGTTCGTAACCGGCATGAAACACAAATGAAAtttgattctgattttttttgCTTTCAATACCGTTGTATGCAGGAGGAAGATGATGAAATCGAAACCGAAGAACCTACACAAGAGAACACCTCCCCAATCTCCACTTCCCCTCCTATGTGTAATTTGGAATCAGCTACACCTCAAGATCCATCCACCTCCAGCCTCCGAGTATCTACACCTCAAGTTGCATCCACCTCCAGGTTCCGAGCACCTACACCTCGAGATGAAGTAAGTAAGGTTGCAAAGCACTTTTGGTTCTTATTActtttctttgaatttttttataaTTGACATGATATGTTATTGTGCTtttcaggttcaggttcagacCCTCTTCTCCAACCCGCCTGAAGCCTTATCCATCGAAAAGTCTTTGGAAGTCTTATCCTTCCAGATATCTCCACAGCCTACGGTATTTCATTCCCTTTTTTTTTAATTTAGGTTTAATAGCACTTTTTATCTTTGACGAACCAAAGTTTGGATAACAATCCTAATCACGATCGTGATGACAATGTTGGTAATGTTCAGGATGACGATTTTGATAACGATCATTTTAAGgaacatgatgaagatgatgaggGTGGAAATCATAATGATGAAGGTGATGAGGGTGGAAATCAtaatgatgatgaagatgatgagggtggcaataataataataataatgcaaaTGTTGGGGATGATGAGGTTGGCAATAATAATATTGCAGATGATGGGGATGATGAGGTTGGCAATAATAATAATGCAGATGATGGGGATGACAATCATAATTATGATGAGGGTGAGGTGAGTGATCCTTATTTATTTAAGTAAATTTGATTTATTTAATAGTGTTTTTTAGGTGAGTGgtatttattatttttatttgaatttcTATTTTATAATTGACAGCATAATAATAATGTGAAGAATTATATACGTGGTGAACGTGAAGGAATACTAAGACCAAAACCCCCAAAGCGTACAGTGTATTCGCCGGACGAAGTATTGCGTGTTAGAAACAGAAGAAAGCTTAGAAAGCCAAAGAACTAGTGACAACTTGGTTAAAAGTTTATTTTCTCATGTTTTGAATATTTTACTAATTCTGTTTGTGCTTAGACTTATGTTTGTGCTTAGACCAatgtttgtgttgttgtttttATACACTTCTAATGCATGATCTCCGTTGTCCTAAGTTTGTTTCGATGATTAGCATTTTCTGGTGTAGGAACTTGATACATGTTGCTGTCTTATTCAGCTAGGTTCGAATaattatttttagcattttctggTGCAGGATGTTGCTGTCTTATTCAGCTTGGTTCGAATAATTTTTTTAACTAATCGTCCCAACATTGGGACAAAATGGTGATGGGAAATATTTTTAATAcaaataatttataaatatttttattcCAAAAAGAAATATCATACTTTATTCAAATACAAGTATACTTTACTCTAGAAATATCCTTCTTTATTATTGGTTGGTTTAATAATAGTATAGAGAAAGATAAGAACAAAGAAAAAGAAACGAGAAAGAAAAATAGGAAGAAAGGAAGAGAAAGGGAGAAAGAAGAAGAGGAAAGAAACTTGTGGGAATCCAAACAAAATCAAGAATCAATCCTAGAACCAAGAACAATCTAAGGTAAGGGGGAGAGTATGCTTTATCTTGATCATGTATGGTTTGTGTAGTTTTGTAGTTTTGTTCATTTTCCATTTTCTATGCTTGAATACATAATAATGATATGTGTATGGTTTGTTGAGTCATGAAGGTCTACACCATGTTTGATGATGATCTTGTGGTGTTTAGGTGTTATATGAGTTGTGTATGAGCTCTTGATCTTCTTCCCTTTCATTTTTCCATGACTttcttgctcatgaagcaattTCTAGGTTAACAATGGTTCATGATGATCAAACATGTTTTATTTGTTGTTTGTAGTGTATAATGGTTCATACATGTTCCATATGTGTTAGAAATGGTTTGGGTGAAGTTGGTTTGTGGTTTACATCATTAAAATGGTGATTTTTGGGTTTCTATATAGCATAGATCGACCTACCAGCAGCCTGGGTTGACCTGAGCAGCTTGAAAGGCAAAAATATGGTTTTGTTACAGCCTAGGTCGACCTAAGATGTGCCTACGTCGACCTATGGGTCGGCCTATTCCAACCAGCAGCTTTTTCTAATTTCCTGACAGATTTTGTAAAGGCCATAACTTGAGTTTCCGGACCGCGATTGATGCACCGTTGGAAGCGTTGGAAAGCTAACGCAATGAACTACACTATGACATAATAAAATGATTCATAGGATGTAGTCTCCTATTATTTTTATTAGGATCAAGTGATGAACTGTGTAGTATGTCAAATTTTCCAAACTTTGAAACCTTGTAATTTTTGATCCGTAACTCCGATTTTGTCGCCGTTCGAAGCTGTGTGAAGCTTAGAACATGTACTTTCTAATAAGGATAGATTAGAAAGCCATAGGTGATTTTATGTAGAGGTCCCTTTGGGAATCGTTCGACTTTTTCATTGGTTTTCCGTTGGGAATTGTGTGATTGGCGTGTCTTAATGTCGAGGTATTGTTACCGTTAGGTAATGTCGAGGAATTGTTACCAGTGGGTAATGTCGAGTCTCATTCGCTATAGTCGGTTTTTATAATTTATGCTATCATTCATTTATTGCATTGCTAGTATGATGATGTGTGTTATGTGTTCATCTATGCCGATGTGGCCATTATGATGATGTGTGAGTGATGTTGCTatttgtgttgtattgtttatATGACCAAGGTATGAGAAATAGCATGGATTACTATAATTGACTATTCTTACTTTATATAGTTGGTTGTGAGTTGTATTTGATGATGTTGTATTCTTCgtcgttgttgatgtttgtaGGTGTATTGGTTATATGACCAGTTTGTGGATGGATGATTGGGTTGTTTTGAATATGATTCTTGTTGATAATATATATGTTGATATTACTATATTTATCATGCTTTATCATTATGAATTATATTCTCACCCTTCTGTGTTATGTTGCTGGAATGGCATACCGCAGATTAGCCGCTTTGGGAGCTTTGTGGAAGAGGTAGCTCTTCAGTCGTCTTGTCGGTCGCTCTGATACGTAACCAACTTCCTTGGGTGATACGCTACGAATTTGCTGGCTCACTTGTTGTGACCCTTGAGCAGATACCTAAAAATCATATAACTAAGGTAAATTATAAAATCATGTAGTTTTAGATTCAGATCATATAATTAACACTTTAAATGTACCTCTTTTAGTGATGCAACAGACTCGTCGTGCTGCAAAATCCCTTTACCCTTATTTGCGGGTTTTGTAGGAGTCTAAAATTATCATGTAAAAAATAATTAACGTAACGGTTCAGAATTGACATTTGAAAACTAAATGATTCATAATGGTTTTCAACATACCTCATCATCAATGAAAATGAGTTCCGAGGGCCATGCAACAAATGACCCTATTGCATCTCGCAGCAATGTTGTCTCTGAGACCATGTCAGGTACGGTGGGAAATCTAGTTAGTGAATAGCCTGTCAAATATTTTTTCACTTCGTCCCAACGTTGGGACGAAGTTGAAATTACTTTTTACCCGAAGTAAAAAGTCATTTCTTCATGTTTTCTCGATATAAATCTAGTATTGATATTGtttcatcaatcttcttcaggTTTTCTCTTTGTCgatatatttttaaattaaacAATTTAATAGATcaaatatatttaaatattatttttgtttgtaaaatgattaaaaatcacATATAAAAGACAATCCTTCTTGGTCCAAAACCCTAAATCACTATGATCATCACATATTCTTTATTTTTCATATATTTGTTTTACATCATTGTTCCAAAGTTAGGTCCATAGTAATTAGAGGATCAATGAGGCGTATTTCAACACTCCTCTTACATTTTTACATACTTCATTagttcattttattttaataaCTTTGTCAGCATGACGCATATATTTTATATAATTAATTATACAAATTTCTTCATTTTCAAAGAGGAAATCATATTGCACTATTAGAGTTTTTTAACATTTTGCAATGCGTCATGACAAATCCTTTGAACTTGAGCAATAAATTATGGATTTTTCTTGAGAAGTTCTCCTAGTGGAGTGAAGGGATATTGGTAATAAACTATCTGCAGGGGCATGAAGATATGGTTGATCAACCCGAGAGGAATGTATAGAATAAGATGGATGATCAACCCGAGAGTCATGTAGATATCAAGGTTGAGATCTTCCCCCACACTTGAATTAAACATTATCCCCATTGTTTTAATACAACGTGAAAGAAGGAGTAGATAAACCTGGTGTATCTCAATGATGACGACCTCGGTCGCGGTGTCGTCCCATGCCTCCTCTCTAAAAAGATGGGTGAGGGACATGTTACACAATCTGTCTCATATCTGTCAACTCTAGGAGAACTTCATCCATCTGCTCGATCAAATCTCCAATATCTTGCTGGGTCCTGTCAAGGAAATCAGTCTTCTGCTGGCTAATCTGGTCAGTAGCCACTCGCAGCTCTTCTTGTTGTCTCTACATGTTGCGAAGTTGAAGAGCATGCTCGGCCTCCATTTCATTCAGATGTTTTTATGTGTTGTTTAAGCTCGAGTAGAATATCATCAACTGAACTCCGGATGGAAATGTATTCATACTCCTCTGGTGGTTGGTATGTACCTACAAAAGGGTCAGTAGAAAAATATGCAGTGTGTGAACGACTGCTAGGCCCGCATGCATCAGTTGCACGTGAATGAGTGCGGGTCTGTGGAACGGAATGCCCCATAATATCATGATAATGTCTCTCAGTTCTCTCTCTTCCTCAAGGCCAGTGGCCTCGGTATCAAAAATCTAGTTAGTGAGGACATGCACGTTAATATGGTCAGAACAGTGTAATGAGACCCCTCTAACCTCTCTGTTACTAATTATAAGACGATATTTTCCATTTGGTAAATCTAGTTAAGCCATGTGTGCCACGAGAAATCGAGGTTTAAATGGGGGTATTATCGTCACCCACGTAGGTGCTGTGACGGTGTTACTTTCAGGCGAATCGTCGAAGTCGCGTTTCTCTTTGACCTACCCTGACCTAGACTACACCCATGTGATTCTATGCAACAGTTCAGCTATATCCAGTATTGTGGAGCTTTGATCCTGTCATGTTGCATCATTGCATATTTACTTTTTAAAAAAATGATGTACAAAAAATAACCAGCATATGCATGTTTTCTCAATATAAATCTAGTATTGATATTGtttcatcaatcttcttcaggTTTTCTCTATGTCACTATTTTTTAAATTAAACAATTTAATAAATcaaatatatttaaaaattatttttgttTGTAAACTAATTAAAAATCACATATAAAAGAAAATCCTTCTTGGTCCAAAACCCTAAATCACTATGCTCATcacatattatttatttttcagaTAAATGAACAACCTGAGAAGGGCAACTCCATTTTATTGATAAAAATCAAATTTCTTCTTGATAAACTATTTATATAATTTAGGGTTAATATCCATTTTTCCTCCTGTAACGTTAGCGGGTTTTGCTCTTAGCTCCTGTTAAAGATTTTTTcttaacccccccccccccctcccccccTTGCAGTTCTTCAGATTCCCTCAGATACACACCTGACTGCCACATTTCAACCAAGATTCTCTCTAAGTGCATACATGGCAGTCCACGTGGTAATTTTTTTTAACCACACGgactttatttatttatttattaatttattatataatattttttaaacTTGTTAAAAAAAGTTACCACGTGGACTGCCACGTATGCACTTAGAGAGAATCTTGGTTGAAATGTGGCAGTCAGATTGTGTAACATGTCCCTCACCCATCTTTTTAGAGAGGAGGCATGGGACGACACCGCGACCGAGGTCGTCATCATTGAGATACACCAGGTTTATCTACTCCTTCTTTCACGTTGTATTAAAACAATGGGGATAATGTTTAATTCAAGTGTGGGGGAAGATCTCAACCTTGATATCTACATGAACCAACACATAAAGAGTAATGCCTTCTTGGCTCAATTCCTGAAATCTGCACACCAATCATCTAATTTTTCATTGTGATTAGTATCACTGATACTAAATTTTGGATATGACTCCAGAGGAGTGCAAGAAGTCTTCGGTCGACATCTGTCTACATATTCAAAGAAAATGAGTAGTCAAGTATTCTTCGTTATATGTTAACTACCCACTCCTCCTTTGCGTCAATATTTTGGGTAAAGTGAGTAGTCAACATAGGTCTCATATGAACTTGATGAGACCTATGCAGATACCCGAAATGTTGTTGTATGAAATTATTAGTACCATGGTTTCTCGCAAAGTAAAATGCACAAAGGCATGAGGTGCCACCTTTTTATAATTATCTAATTTTTCATTCTGATTAGTATCACTGATACTAAATTTTGGATATGACTCCAGAGGAGTGCAAGAAGTCTTCGGTCGACATCTGTCTACATATTCAAAGAAAATGAGTAGTCAAGTATTCTTCGTTATATGTTGACTACCCACTCCTCCTTTGCGTCAATATTTTGGGTAAAGTGAGTAGTCAACTAGTTTTTGGCAGCCTTCTAGGATTCCTATATTTAGGCCTAAATTCCTGACAGACACAtaatttgagcttgaatctcaAATCCTGCCCAAAATATGGACCAATGGTCAAGCGCTAAGGACATTATAAAAACCCTTTCACTTGATAGGGTCAGGTAATTCAATTATAACCCTAATAAACACATAAATGTGTCTCTTCTCCTTTTTGACTTGAGCACCAGAGTGCCTTGTAGGTACACCACCTCTTTTTTCCTCCCCGAATTCCAGCATTGAAGATAAAGTCTTTGGCCCACCTCAGGTTTTGATCAACCAATAAGATTGAAATTATTGCTTGTATATTCACGATAATATATCATTTTTATTAACGAGTCTATCTCTCAGAGATGCATGCCGACTCTCAGATGGGGGATTGCGTGCACTTGTTTCTTCTACTCCAAGACTTAGATTAATAAATCTTAGCATgttctcccttttcatttctgCTAGTCTTTATATTTTGATTGAATCATTAAAATCTCTTTTAAAAGAGTTGTACCTTGATCATTGCCTTGACATTGATGATCCATCCCAGAAACAAACAATAATCTAAATTTTAAATTAcgtttgacttttattttaaatatatttaaaGTAATCATTATGAATGGTTGTGATGGAGATAGTGTAAAAATTTTTAATCTCTTTATTTTATTAATGATATATATGTAATTTATAATTAGTTTAGTTGGTCTAATCTCTTTATTTTATTAATGACACAAATGTAAAAGGCGAAGAAGCAAGCAAGGAATAGTTCAATAAGCcgaagaagcaaagaaataaaTTATAGAGAGATACCAAAAGTAAGTTGAAGTCATGACAGCATTGGAGAAAGCTAAACTTGAATTGGAAAATTAGAACACTGTCACAATTCTTTATATATCAATTCATTCTCCCACTCCCACACAATAGTCCATTTTTTCAATTTCCTCTTTTTTCCTTATAAGAAAAATGTTTGTCTCATAATCTTTAACAGATGTATATTATAGTCTATCATATATACTGTCTATCATAGTCCTTTTGATCTTGTTCATACAGATTTATGGGGACCTTCACCCAATGTATCCAGCCAAGGCTACTCTTATTACATAGCATTTGTTGATGTCTTTACAAAATATACTTGGGTGTACTTTTTAAAGCAAAAATCTGAAGCATTAGGTGTTTTCAAACAGTTTTACACTTATGTTAACACACAGTTTAATACTAAGATTAAGGCAATTCTGTCTGATTTTGGTGGGGAGTTTAGGCCATTTACTAAATATCTCAATGAATTGGGCATCGTCCATAGGCTTACATGTCCTCACACTTCCCATCAAAATGGAACTGTTGAGAGAAAGCATAGAAATATTGTTGAAATGGGCTTAACTCTTCTTGCTCATGCTCATATGCCTATGGAATTCTAGGACCATAGCTTCACTGCTGCTGTGATAGGTTCAATTTAGTATCTTAAATACAGGAAATAGTAGTACAGAAAATAGAGTAGGAAAGTTCTGATTTTTATTGATGAAAACTAGAGTTCATATGGGATCTAGTTATACAAGCAATTACAGAAAGTTGCAGAAAGCTGCAGAGGAAATATAAAGCAAATAGAGGCACTTAGAGAGGCTTGTACTCTCCTAGGAGGATATTCTCAACTCAAATTCTGCATACCACCATAGAGTGAGTGCTCCTCATTTATTGGCTTACTCCTAAATTCTCTTACCACTCAACTGCTGCCAACTGTACTACCCATGTGCAGTGCTAACAAACTTTGTCctattctctctctctctctctccactTCTTACGTTTTCTCTCATAAAACTTACCATATCTACCAACTCTCCCCCCTTCAAAACTATCCTTGACCTCAAGGATGAAGGCTGGAAACTCAGTTCGTATCTTTTCTGCCAACTCCCATGAATTCTCAAATTCAGGGAGATTTTTCCATTTCACCAACACTTCCAGTTCCCCTTGTTCATTCTGTCTATCACTTATCACTTTCTCAGGCATTGGTTCCAACTGCCACTCCTCATTCATGCAACTTGGCAGAGGTTGGGGTTCCACAGTTGGAATTACAGCTCTTTTAAGCAGAGATGCATGGAAGACAGGATGCACCTTAGAGTCCTCAGGCAATTTGAGCTTATAAGCCACAGCTCCAATTCTTTGTATCACCTCATATGGCCCATAATACCTTGGACTCAGTTTCTGATTTAGCCTTTTTGCCAGTTCTTTTTCCATCTTATAAGGCTGAATTTTTAAGAATACCATATCTCCCACCTCATATTCTACTTCCCTTCTATGCTTATTTGCCTGGCTCCTCATCAAATCTTGAGCCCTCAACAACTGCTCTTGCAACTCCTTGATCATCAGGTTTCTTTCAATGGTCAGTTTGTTGACCTCGTCTATAGCAGATCCAGGGGTATCTCCTCTAATTAGCACTGGAGGAGCTCTTCCATATAATGCCTCAAAAGGAGTAGTTTTCAAAGATGCATGGTAATTGGTGTTGTACCAATATTCTGCCCATGCCAGCCACTTAGGCCATTGCCTAGGTTTGAGCCTAGTCACACACTTCAAATAAGTCTCTAAGCATCTATTTACTACCTCTGTTTGGCCATCAGATTGAGGATGGTAAGCACTACTGTACTTCAGTTTAGTCCCTGCCAATTTAAACAATTATGCCCAGAAGTGGCTGAGAAACACTTTGTCTCTGTCAGAAACTATGGAACTAGGAAATCCATGCAATCTGATCACTTCCTGAAGAAAGACTTCTGCAATACCCTTAGCTGTGTAAGGATGGCTGATAGGGAAGAAATGGGCATACTTGGTTAATCTATCCACTACCACCATGACAGTATCTACCCCTTGCACTTTAGGCAATCCACCaataaagtccatagaaatgTCACTCCAGACTTGTGTGGGAATGGGTAATGGCTGCAATAGGCCTCCTGGTGTCAAAGTTTGATATTTATTTCGTTGACACACTTCACATGCCTGGACATACTCCTGGATTCTCTTCCTCATGCCCTCCCAATAAACAACACTAGCAATCCTTTTGTATGTCCTTAAGTACCCTGAATGTCCCCCAACTGCAGTATCATGGAATTCATTTAGAATCCAAGAAATTCTAGGTGAATTTCTGGGAATTACCACCCTTCCTTCATGATACAATCTCCCTCCTTTTAACTGAAACCCCTTCTGGCTGGCAGGGTCTGAAATTAAGGTCTGCACAATACTTCTCAATTTATCATCCTTCCTAATCTCCTCTTCTAACCCTTCACA is a window of Lathyrus oleraceus cultivar Zhongwan6 chromosome 6, CAAS_Psat_ZW6_1.0, whole genome shotgun sequence DNA encoding:
- the LOC127098219 gene encoding protein MAIN-LIKE 2 isoform X4 — its product is MDPETVFVDITSFAMKLNKFTHWTVDPRVKEEVEKTCFKYFMRFPEGKLNMPNKMIAALLRFYENVEEHFVFGDTKIDLGLEDVMYITGLPIDGKQISGIEPKDPIDTIVNHLAVSPVEANDLLLYHNGKKSHDICLKSLEDKFKNIAVTEENVNSHVKAYLLFLLGNLLFTTSSFDSVSAIYLPFLEVHDIDSYAWGAAVLATLKVSMNKVRQGNKTLNGFAYLLLVFAFERFKCLRKIFELNILPSQFPLMLGWVNLTFKTFKVRSLMPSMTTCYEKLREMTDEDVDLLPYKRDGLEVELPDQFKRQSWMVYAKVYTICFNNIAKHPVHICWKQLGLERGHVRKSFGNFKRINLQERGPEKDKDWRKFNPFYTNCNTRWTKRNMFLIKKDVIAHEPLVNYVQMMKSKPKNLHKRTPPQSPLPLLCVIWNQLHLKIHPPPASEYLHLKLHPPPGSEHLHLEMKFRFRPSSPTRLKPYPSKSLWKSYPSRYLHSLRMTILITIILRNMMKMMRVEIIMMKMMGMMRLAIIIMQMMGMTIIIMMRVSIIIM
- the LOC127098219 gene encoding protein MAIN-LIKE 2 isoform X1 gives rise to the protein MDPETVFVDITSFAMKLNKFTHWTVDPRVKEEVEKTCFKYFMRFPEGKLNMPNKMIAALLRFYENVEEHFVFGDTKIDLGLEDVMYITGLPIDGKQISGIEPKDPIDTIVNHLAVSPVEANDLLLYHNGKKSHDICLKSLEDKFKNIAVTEENVNSHVKAYLLFLLGNLLFTTSSFDSVSAIYLPFLEVHDIDSYAWGAAVLATLKVSMNKVRQGNKTLNGFAYLLLVFAFERFKCLRKIFELNILPSQFPLMLGWVNLTFKTFKVRSLMPSMTTCYEKLREMTDEDVDLLPYKRDGLEVELPDQFKRQSWMVYAKVYTICFNNIAKHPVHICWKQLGLERGHVRKSFGNFKRINLQERGPEKDKDWRKFNPFYTNCNTRWTKRNMFLIKKDVIAHEPLVNYVQEEDDEIETEEPTQENTSPISTSPPMCNLESATPQDPSTSSLRVSTPQVASTSRFRAPTPRDEVQVQTLFSNPPEALSIEKSLEVLSFQISPQPTDDDFDNDHFKEHDEDDEGGNHNDEGDEGGNHNDDEDDEGGNNNNNNANVGDDEVGNNNIADDGDDEVGNNNNADDGDDNHNYDEGEHNNNVKNYIRGEREGILRPKPPKRTVYSPDEVLRVRNRRKLRKPKN
- the LOC127098219 gene encoding protein MAIN-LIKE 2 isoform X2; protein product: MDPETVFVDITSFAMKLNKFTHWTVDPRVKEEVEKTCFKYFMRFPEGKLNMPNKMIAALLRFYENVEEHFVFGDTKIDLGLEDVMYITGLPIDGKQISGIEPKDPIDTIVNHLAVSPVEANDLLLYHNGKKSHDICLKSLEDKFKNIAVTEENVNSHVKAYLLFLLGNLLFTTSSFDSVSAIYLPFLEVHDIDSYAWGAAVLATLKVSMNKVRQGNKTLNGFAYLLLVFAFERFKCLRKIFELNILPSQFPLMLGWVNLTFKTFKVRSLMPSMTTCYEKLREMTDEDVDLLPYKRDGLEVELPDQFKRQSWMVYAKVYTICFNNIAKHPVHICWKQLGLERGHVRKSFGNFKRINLQERGPEKDKDWRKFNPFYTNCNTRWTKRNMFLIKKDVIAHEPLVNYVQEDDEIETEEPTQENTSPISTSPPMCNLESATPQDPSTSSLRVSTPQVASTSRFRAPTPRDEVQVQTLFSNPPEALSIEKSLEVLSFQISPQPTDDDFDNDHFKEHDEDDEGGNHNDEGDEGGNHNDDEDDEGGNNNNNNANVGDDEVGNNNIADDGDDEVGNNNNADDGDDNHNYDEGEHNNNVKNYIRGEREGILRPKPPKRTVYSPDEVLRVRNRRKLRKPKN
- the LOC127098219 gene encoding protein MAIN-LIKE 2 isoform X3, producing MDPETVFVDITSFAMKLNKFTHWTVDPRVKEEVEKTCFKYFMRFPEGKLNMPNKMIAALLRFYENVEEHFVFGDTKIDLGLEDVMYITGLPIDGKQISGIEPKDPIDTIVNHLAVSPVEANDLLLYHNGKKSHDICLKSLEDKFKNIAVTEENVNSHVKAYLLFLLGNLLFTTSSFDSVSAIYLPFLEVHDIDSYAWGAAVLATLKVSMNKVRQGNKTLNGFAYLLLVFAFERFKCLRKIFELNILPSQFPLMLGWVNLTFKTFKVRSLMPSMTTCYEKLREMTDEDVDLLPYKRDGLEVELPDQFKRQSWMVYAKVYTICFNNIAKHPVHICWKQLGLERGHVRKSFGNFKRINLQERGPEKDKDWRKFNPFYTNCNTRWTKRNMFLIKKDVIAHEPLVNYVQMMKSKPKNLHKRTPPQSPLPLLCVIWNQLHLKIHPPPASEYLHLKLHPPPGSEHLHLEMKFRFRPSSPTRLKPYPSKSLWKSYPSRYLHSLRMTILITIILRNMMKMMRVEIIMMKVMRVEIIMMMKMMRVAIIIIIMQMLGMMRLAIIILQMMGMMRLAIIIMQMMGMTIIIMMRVSIIIM